The nucleotide sequence GGGCCAGCAGGCGCCCGGCGCCCCGGTCGGGAGCGGCGTCTGCTCGGCACGCCGGTCGATCCCGTTCATGACGACCTCGGTGCCGACCCCGAACGTGGTGTGCAGGGTGTGCGCTATCGGTGCCGAGATGGTGACGCAGCCGGCAACCGACCGCAGCAGCAGCCGTTCCAGCCAGTGGTCGGCCCGCCTGCGCAGCGCGACCCGGCTCCGGACCCGGTAGTCGTTTCCCACCGTCCAGAGGTCGCGGTAGTCGGCGACCCAGGGCGCCCGGAGTTTCCGGGCCAGGATGGCGGCCACCACGAAGCCGGAGAACGGCGGCCCGGTCGCCAGAACGGCGTCGGGGCGCCAACCCCGCCGCGTCCTGAGGAAGGCGGTGACGGCGGGGACGATCCAGGTCGACTCGCCGTCCGGGAACATCAGCGCCTCACGCCCGACGAGCTTGGCCGAACGGGCGAGCGCCGAGCGGAGACCCGCGCGGCGCGGCGGTGCGGGATGCGGGTCGCGCCTGCCGTCGCCATCCGGGACCGACCGCGGCTCGGTGCCGAGCTGGGGCCAGCGGAACAGTGGCGCCGCCCGTACGACGCGCCATTCCGGGATGCCGGCGCCGGGGGCCTCCTGGTCCGACGGCGTCGCGGTCAGGACGCGTACGTCCCAGCCGTCCTGCTCGGCGATCCGGGCCAGTGAGGCCGGCCGTCTGCCCCCGACCATCTCCGACGGGGGGAAGCAGTGGGCGACGATCAGCAGGCGCGGTGGCGGATCGGCGGCGCCGTCGGTGGGTCTGCGGGAGGCGGGCAGGGCGGCGGGTCCGGCGGGCGCCCCGCGGTGGGCTTGCGCACCGGCGGGCGAGGCTGTCATGAGATCCTTTCGAATGCGATCGTGAATCGCTTTCCGGAATCGCGCTCTCGGCGTGGCTGGCGCAGTTCCGCGGGTCAGTTTCCGACGCGCGTGGACGCCGCTGACCCGCGCCCAAACATAACGGGTCGACGCTGGGTTCCGTCACCTTTGCGGGGACTCCGACGTTAGTCAGTCGCGCGTCGGTGGGCGGTGTGGTGCTCGGAGCCGGGGAAGAAATCGAAAGCGTCGTCGAATTGTCGCCGCAACGGGTGTTCGACGCCGTCGCCAGAGCGCTTGCCGTCGTCACAGGGAGGACACCGATGCGGGTGGTGGTCACCACGGAGTCCCGGTGTCTGCGGACGCCGGACGCGCGGGTGTGGACCCACGCCGGGCCCAGTTATCCGAACTGGAGTCGCTATCTGGCCGCCTTCCGGACCGTCCGGGTCGTCGCCAGGGTCAGCGACGTGCCCGAGGTACCCGCCGGTGCGTCCCGGGTCGACGGGGAGGGCGTGGAGGTCTGGCCCGTGCCGCACTACCAGGGACCCGCCGAATACCTGCGCCGCCAGCCGGCGGTCAGGCGTGCCGTGACCGCCGCCGCCGACGACCACGACGCGGTGGTCCTGCGGGTGCCGTCCCCCATCGGGTCACTGCTGGCGGCGGCGCGGGAGCGGCGGGGCCTGCCGTACGCGCTGGAGGTCATCGGTGACCCCTACGACGTCTTCGCCCCCGGCACGGTGCGGCATCCGCTGCGGCCGGTGCTGCGGCACCTGAGCACGAGAAGGCTGCGACACCAGTGCCGGACGGCGGTCGGCGCGGCCTACGTGACCGAGCGGCACCTGCAACGCCGGTATCCGGTCCGCGAGGGCATCGTGAGCACGCACGTGTCGAGCGTGTACCTCCCGGCGGAGGCGTACGTCGGGCAGCCGCGCGTCGTGGACGGACCTCGCGACGACCGTACGATCGTCTCGGTCGGCATGCTGGCGCAGCTCTACAAGGGCGTCGACACCCTCCTCGCGGCGCTGGCCCGGCTGGCCGGCCCCGGCCGGCCCCGGCTCGTGCACCTCGGCGACGGCAGGTACCGCACCGACCTGGAACGGCTCGCCGAACGGCTCGGCGTGGCCGACCGGGTCACCTTCGCCGGCGTCGTCTCGACCGGTGCGGCGGTCCGTCGGCACCTCGACACGGCGGACCTGTTCGTGATGCCGTCGCGCACGGAGGGACTGCCCCAGGCGTTGATCGAGGCGATGGCCCGCGCCCTGCCCGCCATCGGGACGACGGTCGGCGGCATCCCGGAGCTGCTCGCCGCCGAGGACCTGGTCGCGCCCGACGACCCGGCCGCGCTGGCCAGCGCCGTCGACCGGATGCTGGCCGACCCGGAGCGGATGACCGCTGCCTCCGCCCGCAACCTCGCGCGGTCACGCGACTTCTCCGCCGACACGCTGGCCCGCCGGCGAACCGCCTTCTACCGTGCGGTGGCCGCCGCGACGGCCCAGGGCGGCCACCGCACGCTTCCCGAGCCACCCGCCACCGTCCCAGGAGCAGGATAGTGTCCAGACCACTCGGCAACCTCGCCCGCGACGAGTCCACCCCGACCGGGAAGCTGGTCGACGCAGCGCTCGACGGGCCGGGGGAGCCGGCCCGCTGCCACGTGGTCCGGGTGTTCGGTTCACTCGACGTCGGGGGAGCGGAGCGCCGGACCGTGGAACTCCTGCCGCTGCTGGCCGAAGCCGGTGTGGTGCTGCACTTCGTCACGCTCAGCGGGCGGGCGGGGGTGCTCGCTCCGACGGTCGAGCGGATGGGTGCCACCGTTCATCCGCTCCCGCTGGACCTCCGGTTCCCGATCCGCTTCCTGCGCCTGCTGCGGCGGCTGGAGGCGCAGGTGGTGCACTCCGACGTCTCGACGTTCTCCGGCGTGCTCGTGCTGCTGGCGGCGCTCGGCGGGGTACGGGTGCGGATCGCGCACTTCCGCAGCGACGGTGACGGCCGTCCGAGCACAGCACGGCGCCGCATCCAGCGATGGGTGATGCGGAGACTCATCTCGATCTTCGCGACCGACGTCGTCGGGGTCTCGCCGGGCGCGCTGAGCAACGCGTACCGGCCGTCGTGGGAGGCGGATCCACGCTGCCGGGTCATTCCCAACGGCATCGACCTCGGGCGTCTGGCCCGGCCGGGCGACTTCGACCTCCGGGCCAGCCTGGGCGCGGCACCGGGCGAGGTGATCTGCCTGCACGTCGGCCGTCCGGCGCCGGAGAAGCGACGATGGATCGTGTCGCAGGCCGTCGCGGCACTGGCCGGGAGCGGGCGCGCGTGCCGTGCCGTGCTGGTCGGGGCGCGGGACGCCGAGGACGAGGCGCGGGTGCTGGGTGCGGCCGAGGCGGGCGGGGTCGCCGCCCTCGTGCACCTGCTCGGCGCCCGCGAGGACGTCGGTGACCTGATGCGCCAGGCCGACGTCGTCGTCCTGCCCTCCGATCGGGAGGGACTGCCCGGTGTGGTGCTCGAGGCGCTGGCGGTGGGTACCGCCGTCGTCGCATCCGACCTGCCAGGCGTGCGGTTCATCGCCCAGCAGCTCCCCGGGGTCACCGTGGTGGCCCGCGACGCCCCGCCGAGCGCGTGGGCGGAGGCGATCCACCGGGCCCTGCATCCGGCCCGGCAGCGAGATCCGGAGGCCGCCGCGCGGGCACTCCGGGCGAGCGTCTTCACCCTGGAGGCGGCGGCGTCGGCACACCTCGCGATGTACCGCCGGTGCGCACCCGGCGGCCGGCACGAGGAAACGGCAGCACCCGCATGTGCGGCATAGCGGGAGTCGTCTCGACCGGCCGCCCCGATCCGGCGCTGGTCCACCGGATGTGCGACGTGATCACCCATCGGGGCCCGGACGGTGCCGGCATGCACGCGGACGACCGGTGCGCCATGGGGATGCGCCGGCTGGCCGTAATCGACGTCGCCGGCGGTGACCAGCCGGTGCGCAACGAGGACGGCACCGTGGTCGCGGTCTTCAACGGCGAGATCTACAACTTCGCCGCCCTCCGGGCCGAGCTGATCCGCCGGGGGCACCGGCTACGCGGCGACGGCGACTCGGAGTGCCTGGTCCACCTCTACGAGGAACACGGCGACGACCTGGTGCACCGGCTCCGGGGCATGTTCGCCTTCGCCATCTGGGACACCCGCCGGCGTCGGCTCCTGCTCGGCCGGGACCGGGTCGGCAAGAAGCCGTTGTACTGGCGGTCCGACGGCTCCACCCTCTCGTTCGGCTCCGAGGCGAAGTCCCTGCTCCAGGACCCGGGCCTGGACCGCCGGCTCGACCTCGTGGCGCTGCACCACTATCTCAGCTACCAGTACGTGCCGGCCCCCTGGACGATCTACCAGGGGATCCGGAAGCTCCCGCCCGGCCACCTGCTGACCTGGGAAGAGGGCGCG is from Micromonospora sp. WMMD1102 and encodes:
- a CDS encoding glycosyltransferase; its protein translation is MTASPAGAQAHRGAPAGPAALPASRRPTDGAADPPPRLLIVAHCFPPSEMVGGRRPASLARIAEQDGWDVRVLTATPSDQEAPGAGIPEWRVVRAAPLFRWPQLGTEPRSVPDGDGRRDPHPAPPRRAGLRSALARSAKLVGREALMFPDGESTWIVPAVTAFLRTRRGWRPDAVLATGPPFSGFVVAAILARKLRAPWVADYRDLWTVGNDYRVRSRVALRRRADHWLERLLLRSVAGCVTISAPIAHTLHTTFGVGTEVVMNGIDRRAEQTPLPTGAPGACWPTAAAGTTTLRLAHTGLLYPGKRSPAPLLDAIALLGDDARRVHFVQAGPDNGVAVDAARRCAVPDAVTVLGHVPVERSWRIQAEADVLVLLMWNDPRDAGTVPGKFFDYLHARRPILMLGHRDGVVADLIRARGAGVVLSEPTEIADQLRRWLAAKDRDGRIPALPHSVQEGLFREDQMPRYLDLLRETGVRHRAAKARPTGTT
- a CDS encoding glycosyltransferase, with protein sequence MRVVVTTESRCLRTPDARVWTHAGPSYPNWSRYLAAFRTVRVVARVSDVPEVPAGASRVDGEGVEVWPVPHYQGPAEYLRRQPAVRRAVTAAADDHDAVVLRVPSPIGSLLAAARERRGLPYALEVIGDPYDVFAPGTVRHPLRPVLRHLSTRRLRHQCRTAVGAAYVTERHLQRRYPVREGIVSTHVSSVYLPAEAYVGQPRVVDGPRDDRTIVSVGMLAQLYKGVDTLLAALARLAGPGRPRLVHLGDGRYRTDLERLAERLGVADRVTFAGVVSTGAAVRRHLDTADLFVMPSRTEGLPQALIEAMARALPAIGTTVGGIPELLAAEDLVAPDDPAALASAVDRMLADPERMTAASARNLARSRDFSADTLARRRTAFYRAVAAATAQGGHRTLPEPPATVPGAG
- a CDS encoding glycosyltransferase family 4 protein; translated protein: MSRPLGNLARDESTPTGKLVDAALDGPGEPARCHVVRVFGSLDVGGAERRTVELLPLLAEAGVVLHFVTLSGRAGVLAPTVERMGATVHPLPLDLRFPIRFLRLLRRLEAQVVHSDVSTFSGVLVLLAALGGVRVRIAHFRSDGDGRPSTARRRIQRWVMRRLISIFATDVVGVSPGALSNAYRPSWEADPRCRVIPNGIDLGRLARPGDFDLRASLGAAPGEVICLHVGRPAPEKRRWIVSQAVAALAGSGRACRAVLVGARDAEDEARVLGAAEAGGVAALVHLLGAREDVGDLMRQADVVVLPSDREGLPGVVLEALAVGTAVVASDLPGVRFIAQQLPGVTVVARDAPPSAWAEAIHRALHPARQRDPEAAARALRASVFTLEAAASAHLAMYRRCAPGGRHEETAAPACAA